The bacterium DNA segment CGAAGGCGCTCTCGTCCGCCGCCCACTCCGCGACGAGCATGGCGTGCGCGTCCTTGAGCACCGCCCCGGCCTCGGCGAAGCGCGCCCGCGGCACCGCGCACCCGGCGACCGACGCCGGGCGCAGGCTGGCGTCCGCCGCGACGTCCGCGCCGAGAGCCTCCGCCAGCGAATGCAGCAGTCGGCTCATCGCAGCAGCTCCGCGGCGGTGCGGAACCAGTCGCTCAGGAACACCGGCAGGTAGAGCCCCAGCGCGAGCACCAGAGCCAGGTGCAGCAGCACCGGCAGGTGCGCGGCCTTCAACGGGGTCTGCCAGGGCGGCGGCGCGCCGGAGACCATCGGCTGGACACGCCGCAGCAGCGCCGCGAACGCCACCCCCAGCCCGAGCAGCAGGAACGGCGCCGCGGCCGGCGCATCCTTGATGGTCGCCGTGAGGATGAGGAACTCGCTGGTGAAGACGCCGAAGGGCGGCAGACCGACGATCGCCATCACGCCGAGCATCAGCCCCCACCCGACCAGCGGGTTGCCCTTGAAGAGGCCGCGGATCCGCGACATCTCCTGCGTGCCGTTCATCTGGGAGGCGTGGCCGACGGTGAAGAAGATCGAGGACTTGGCCAGCGAGTGCACCAGCATGTGCAGCAGCGCGCCGAAGGTCGCGATCGGCCCGCCGAGCCCGAAGGCGAAGGTGGCGATGCCCATGTGCTCGATCGAGGAGTAGGAGAACATCCGCTTGATGTCGCGCTGGCGCAGCAGCGAGAACGCCGCGACCAGGATCGAGAGGATGCCGAAGCCCATCATGATGTTCCCGGCGTGGCGCGTCCCGGTGGCGCCGTCCACGAGCGCCTTGCAGCGCACGAGCGCGTAGAGGGCGATGTTCAGCAGCAGGCCCGAGAGCACCGCGGAGATCGGCGTCGGCCCCTCGCTGTGCGCGTCGGGGAGCCAGTTGTGCAGCGGCGCGAGGCCGACCTTCGTGCCGTAGCCGACCATGAGGAAGACGAAGGCCAGCGAGAGCACGGTCGGCTCGAGCTGGCCGCTGACCTGGCTTAAGTTCGTCCAGAGCAGCGCGTCGCCCCCCTCGCCGAGCACCCGCTCCGCCGCGAAGTACAGCAGCACGGTGCCGAAGAGCGCCTGCGCGATGCCGACGCCGCAGAGGATGAAGTACTTCCAGGCCGCCTCGATCGCCGTCGGCGTGCGATAGAGCGAGACGAGCAGCACCGTCGAGAGCGTGGCCAGCTCCATCGCGATCCAGAGCACGCCGACGTTGTTGGTCAGCAGGCACAGCAGCATCGCGAAGATGAACATCTGGTACATGGCGTGGTAGAAGCGCATGCCGTAGTGGCCGACCCGCCCGTGCTCGCGCTCGCGCCGCATGTAGCGCCGCGAGAAGATCGCCGTCGTCAGCGAGACGAACGCGGTCAGCACCGCCAGCGAGATGTTGAAGGCGTCGACGAAGAAGAACTTGCCGCCGCCGATGAAGCTGCCGTTGGCGTGGACCTCCATCGCCAGCCGCAGGCTCGCCGCGAAGGTCACCGCCGAGCCGAGGATGTTGACCTCCGGCGCGAGGCGCCGGTCGCCGACCAGCGCCAGCGCGAGCGCCGAGAGCAGCGGGACGAGCAGCAGGCCGAGCAGCATCGCCTCGGTCATCTACTCCCCCTCCTTGAGGCGCGCCATCTGCTCGACGTCCAGGCTCTCGAAGGTGGCGTGGATGTGGAAGAAGAAGATCCCGAAGATGAAGGCGGCGATCAGGATGTCGAGGGCCACGCCCAGCTCGACCACCAGCGGCATCCCGTAGGTCGCGCTCGTCGCCGCGAAGAACAGGCCGTTCTCCAGCGCGAGAAAGCCGATGATCTGCGTCACGGCGTGCCGGCGCGTGATCATCATCAGCAGGCCGAGCAGCACCGTGGCCAGGGCGACGGCCAGCGTGGAGCGGGTGACCATGGTCGAGAGCTGGATGATCGGCGAGGTGAGCTGGTAGGAGAAGACCACCAGCCC contains these protein-coding regions:
- a CDS encoding hydrogenase 4 subunit F, with the protein product MTEAMLLGLLLVPLLSALALALVGDRRLAPEVNILGSAVTFAASLRLAMEVHANGSFIGGGKFFFVDAFNISLAVLTAFVSLTTAIFSRRYMRREREHGRVGHYGMRFYHAMYQMFIFAMLLCLLTNNVGVLWIAMELATLSTVLLVSLYRTPTAIEAAWKYFILCGVGIAQALFGTVLLYFAAERVLGEGGDALLWTNLSQVSGQLEPTVLSLAFVFLMVGYGTKVGLAPLHNWLPDAHSEGPTPISAVLSGLLLNIALYALVRCKALVDGATGTRHAGNIMMGFGILSILVAAFSLLRQRDIKRMFSYSSIEHMGIATFAFGLGGPIATFGALLHMLVHSLAKSSIFFTVGHASQMNGTQEMSRIRGLFKGNPLVGWGLMLGVMAIVGLPPFGVFTSEFLILTATIKDAPAAAPFLLLGLGVAFAALLRRVQPMVSGAPPPWQTPLKAAHLPVLLHLALVLALGLYLPVFLSDWFRTAAELLR
- a CDS encoding formate hydrogenlyase, which translates into the protein MNPELAARINSFLAALVLLTAFAMLAQRRMNGLIHLFAWQGLLLSVNTAIVGYVAARHHLYISSLLTLALKVVALPYILHVLIRRLRIHKEIEVVVNIPTTMLAGIGLVVFSYQLTSPIIQLSTMVTRSTLAVALATVLLGLLMMITRRHAVTQIIGFLALENGLFFAATSATYGMPLVVELGVALDILIAAFIFGIFFFHIHATFESLDVEQMARLKEGE